tcaatcaaatacaagttccttacttttttcggcttcggccaccccttaggagtaggagtagagtagatctcagcgagttcttcagcgagcagggctgcatcggttcggccgacctccggcttatctgtaagtaccgtcatggcttatacttctattcgtactggctgcatcgatcctggtcggacctccactgcgactctggtataagctagttatcgactcttatttaGTTCAAATACGACTGCATCAATTCGGTCGACCTTCActactcaaactagattaaggtcaagttatcggctctatttaaGGGttgcgtccttcggatagattcatcgAGTTATCGATATtatttattgctttcattatttatttaattatagcaacatcacttcgctcgattgggattgatctagatcggccttatatcttgtttaacccatcgtttgttaatctaaactgatctaatctgcaccctaaacgatgagttatgttttaccggctgttttatgtcaatcttgatcgcgcATAGTGTGTGGCTAAGGCATGTTTTTGTTTTGAGTAGATCTGTTGACTAACGAAAACCGTTCcgtggcccgttatcacggcctgtgtgattctgtctcaTACTCCACTGTTAGCattatggagtggggatcgttatttggtagatctattcctaatagagtgatagggcatgaccttaactgtgtgctatgcctgaatcggctgttttagccgatatcgagtgctttcacatatgcagttcacgtcacgagaccattgaggtagagataggttgaaagatatattagccccatgatcttattattgtattactgcctgcatgattctacctcatgccccactgatattagtaatgagttagggtcgttaaatctattgttgtttctatggcctgcatgattctgccccaTACCctactagtcatagcgatagatgagatctaatatatttattagatttacctttagtaaatggttaaatggtgatGAGCTGCTTGTTTTATATAAagagggattcggttacttgcagtcattggctcagcataaaatgattattgttgacatcttactaccaatgactaatatttgtctaaataatgatattcatcctgaatgataactgattattcttacacaaccccatgagctttaactgatttattcttatgagtatgctagaatcgactctttagtcgatctcctttcatatcggctctcagagccgcacattcgggactgcctggcaacaccggcatgtttcaccttaaattactgattagctttctctccttatcaattgcagggtcaaattgattggcacgtcttcggaggagtacgcaggatcgaccacccctgcgttgaagccaggcggatctacaactctatcgagcagacccttctagaTTGCTCATGTGCCCTCAGGCACAGGAATGAAATTTCATGTCGACACCTCTCCTCTTCCCCCAACCTGCTCCTTTGTTCGCTTGCTCTAATGGCAGCCAGGAGAGCCGGAGAAGCCAGATCCGCGACCTCCCAGCCCGGATCTGGTGCCTCCCCTCCTTGATCTGTTGGTTCGCGCCCTCACTTTGGCCATGGCATCCTCATAGTGTCCATGGCGCTAGGCTCCCGTGCGTGGAGCATGGTAGGCCGGGGGTAAGCACGAAGCGCTGGATGCGGGTACTGTGGGCCCAGATCCGGTGACCCCAGCCATGGATCCGGCTAGCAGCACGCGTTCGCCTCGGCTTCGGCGTTGGGTGTTCGACGAGCTGCACTCAGTGGTCCTTCAGTCGATTCCCGTTGGAGCGGAGCACACACGGGCAGGTGCGACCGTTACCTAGGCCCGCTGGACCTGGCGTCACGGGCCAACATCACCAGTGCCTGCTCATTCACCTCCACTCTGGCCGGAATAGGCAGGGGCGGTGCTCGTCACGCCCTTGTGCAGGATCTCTGACTGGATCCAGCTGTCGTGGCAGCTGCCGGAGATCGTCACCTCATGGTGGCGCGTGGCAGGCAGGTGCGCGCACCCATTGCCCTCGCCAGGTTCCATGCGGCGGCGCGTTCTTTGTGTGACCTACTGTGCCCCCAAGCTAGCGCTCCTAGGACATCCTTGCGTCGCTCGGCTGCGTACAGCGACGAGGGCAGTCGCTGCGTTTGTTTGGAGGGCAGACGCACGTCTCGACCCCAGTGCGATACACCACTCTGGGTGGATGAATGCAGGGCAACTCAGGGATTGTATAcattatttaatatatttttagGGAGCTAAGTGTGTATTTTGAAAATATTAATACCGGGATGAAACTTAGGACAAGTTTAGGGGGTTAAATTCACAATTTGAAAGTACCGGGGTCTGAATGAGAACTGGGGACAAGTCTAGGGAGCTAAATGTGGCAATTTGAAAGTAACAGAAGTTTGACGAGAACTCAGGCTAAGTTTAGGGAGCTAAATGTGTAATTTGAAAGTATAGATGATAATTTAGGACAAGTTCGAGGACCGCCACTAAAACTTGCTCTTATACTAATTATCTTTCTTAAATTAAGTTTAGAGTAAAATgcaccggaggtccattaactttcgttggggtgtcatctaggtccatcaactttgaaactgcatttttAGGTCCACTGagcttttaaaatggttcacctGCAGATCCATGCTATTTATTTAACATTAAATTCAAAGTACATTTGCAGAAAATCATATACCTTTCTTTATCTTCTGACACTGTCACCAATCACTGTCCTCCTGCTCCTAGACAGTGGCGGCAAGCCGGCTCTACCTCGGCCTCCGCGTGCTCCCCGCCGGTagcagtggcggtggcggcagcaGGGCGCGCGCACCTAGCGAGAGCAGGGTAGTCGGCGCCAAGCGGTGTGGGAGCGGGCCTAGCGCGGCCTATGCCAGTGGGAGGTGCAGCAGCTCGTCCAGCACACAGAGGAGCACGCGAACGTGCGCTAGCGAGAGCGGGTACTTGGGGCCCGGGTTGGACATCCATGACCTCCATAGCAGTGACCTCAGCGCTTGGAAACTTGTCACGGCCGCCGCCCCGGCCATGTCCCCGGCTGCCAGGGCGGCGTGCGCGACGCGAGCACGCGAGGGCGACCAGGGACGATAGCCTGTGCTATGACGCGCAGCTTCGGCCTTGGACAGCAGCTGTCGCGATGAGGCCGTCGAGGTCTGCAACGAGCTAGACGCTAACGACGACGACGAACGACGAACGAAGCCAACGAATGACGAGGAGCTCCCACGCCGCACGCAGACGCACGGACGCAGACGCAGGGACCTGCACGAACCTCTAGGCGGAGGTCGCGGTGGCTCTGGCCGCCGCGTCGTACTCCCCGGCGCCGAGGTTGCGCGGGCGCACCTCCATCCGGAGCCCGTGCTTCATGAATAGCATGAGTGAAATCTTCTGCTCCACGCAGTGGCCCCGCGCGACGGcgaggcggtggcggaggagcacGCTCCCGGTGATGTTGTTCATCTGCAGGTACGCGAGGTCCTTGCCCAGGCATATCCTCGGGCCGGCGTTGAACACCATGAACCTGTACGAGTCGTGGGGCACCGAGGCGTACAGGGCCGCGGCTGCGCGGCTCAGGTCCTGGCGCCGCAACACACCAAGGACGGAGTCTGCAGCACCTCAGGGGACGCGGCCTGGCCGCCCACGGCTGCTAGCCCGCGCACGCGTCGGTGGCTATGGACATGCGCTGCGGAGCCACTagccggcggcaagcagaaggACAACAGCGACAACGCATCCATGACCACAGCTCCAGGAGTTGGTCGTCCATGTCCGCCAGCAGCGGGTGCGTGTGGCACGGCACGCTCGCCGAACGCACATGCCCCGCCACTGCTAGCGGCCTCGCTGATCTCGCCGGTGGCGGCACGGTCATCGTCGTCGGCGCCATCGATATCGTCGTCGTCACATACGAATACGACCGATCTGTACGTACGTACGTCTTGATGGCTTCGCTAGTTGTGTGATCTGCTGGCCCGATGGAACTGATGATCGACTGATCGAGCTCGGTGACAAGCCAAGCGTGTGGATGGATCACCGACGAAGCTTCTGTGAAGTGGACGGCTCCACATGCACAGCACACACTGACACGCACGCACGCAGACTGCAGGAGCCTCACTGTAGCTTCCTCGTCCTGGCCGATGCCTTCGGCACGTTCCTGGCGGCGCTCGTGTCGCTCCGGCAGCACGCGGCCGAGCTCTGCGCCGCCGTGCGCAGGCGCGACGGCGCCAAGCTGGCCTCGGCCGCgcgcgcgcagcagcaggccggGAGGGAGTTTGAGcatctcgccgccgccgtcgcgtgCAAGGCTGCTAGGTGCGCGCGCCCTGCTGCCGCCACTGCTACCGGTGGCGCGCACGCGGAGGCCGAGGTAGAGCCGGCTGCCACCGCTGTCTAGGAGCAGGAGGACGGTTATTGGTGACGGTGTCAGAAGATAAAGAAAGGTATGGTGTTTTCTGTAAATGTACTTTAGATTTAATGTTAAATAAATAGCatggacctgcagtgaaccattttaaaagctCATGATAAAAAAATACAGTTTCAAAGTTAATGACCTAGATAACACCCCcaacaaaagttaatggacctccggtgcATTTTACTCGTTGATATATATAGTTTTTTTCATATAGTATATATATGACTATATCCAGAAATTTGCAATTTTCCAATCCTAGAAATACTCCAACGACGTAGATTTGTTATATCCGCCGCCCGTGGATCAGAACGATGCACCCAACCTAGAGACATGTTATTATTTTATACGTACCAAACAAAAGGTCGGTAGGTGTGGTCTTTGGGGAATTTTCTGGGTTGCTTCGttgcttctttttttctttttaaaagcGTGCGTTGCACGTGCTTCATTAAGAGAAGATAGAGTTGTTACACAAACCGGGAGCACATCACGGCGAGTTGCCGAGTTATGCAGACCCGTCACACTAACATGGATCGTCGGCTCAAATGGCGGTGCTAAGCAGGTGTACTAAGAAGTAAACAATGTTTGCGACCGAAGGAGAGAGTTGTGCGTTCTAGCCGCCGACCTCGAACAGCGACGCCAAGCACCTGTACCCTGAGTTGATGTAGGAGTCGATCTCGTTGCTGACCAGGGCGAGTACCTGGGTCGTCGTCTTGGCAGCGTTGTTGAAGGTTCTGTTGTTGCGTTCTTTCCAGATGACCCAGGAGGCTAGGAGGACCAGCGAGTCGAAGGCCCGCCTGAAGTTGTCCAGACTCCAGAACCGCGTCGCGTGTCATCAGCCACCAGGTACTAGCGTCGTTTACAGCGTCGCCCTGCCCGCGTTAGTCAGGAAACCCGCCTTCCAAGTCAGAATTCTAGCGGAGACCACATCGATGAGTGCCTGCTCGTGTGCGCGGCAAAGTTTGGTGAGCGACAACGGAACCCCCAGGTATTTGGTGGGGGATTCCTGAACTCTGCACGGGAAGACCGTCAGCACTTCCTGGATCATGGCCTCTGAGCAGCGGATCGGCGTGACTGTGCATTTGTCCAAGTTGATCGATAGGCCCGAGGCCCCGGCGAAGAGTTCCAAGATCTGTCTGACGCAAGTGAAGTCTTGCACTGATGGTGCGAGGAAGACGACGAGGTCATCCGCGTACACAGAGGCGCGGTGTTTGATTGCCGCCCCTGGTAATGGCGATTGCTCCCCGCGACGATCGGCTTCCGAGATGAGGGCGTTGAGTACATCCATCACAACGACGAAGAGGAGCGGCGATAGCGGGTCACCCTGACGAAGACCGCGTGCGTGGCAGATGCGCCGCCCAGAACGGCAGTTGACGAGAACCTTGGTACGTACTGGCCGTGCTCAACAGCGCCGACAGCCAATCGCGCCACCGTGCCGGGAAGCCGATGTGCTCTAGGACTTCGAGGAGGAATGGCCAGGCCAGGGTGTCGAAGGCCTTCGCCAGGTCGACCTTTAGCAGTACAGCAGGGTGGTGCCAGGCGTGCAGCCAGCGACAAGTGAGCTGCACGGCACGGAAATTTTCGTGTATCTGCCACCCCCGAATGAAAGCCGATTGGTTGATCTTGACGATCCGAGTCATGTATGGCGCTAGGCGAAGAGGTCCTTTAGCGAACAGTTTGCCGACGGAGTGAATCAGGCTGATCGGCCTGTAATCCTCAGCCCGTCTGGTGCCGCCGTCTCGTGCAGCAGCACCATCATCGCTTCATTCAGAAGGTTGAAGCTCCTGAAGTCCAACTCCCGGAGCGCGTGGAACACCCGTACGACGTCGGCGCCAACAACGCTCCACGCTGCCTTGTAGAATGCACCAGAGAATCCATCTGGGCCGGGCGCCCTGTCCGACGGCGTTTCCCGTACGACCCGTGCGACCTCGTCCGCAGCGAACGGCGCCACCAGTTCATGGAGGTCCAGGCGAGAGAGGTCGAGCTGCGACAAGTCAATGCGGTGCTGTCTCACGAACGCGTTGCCTAGAAGTCCGTTGTAGTATTCGTAGACAATGTCTGCCTTGGCCTCTTCCTCACTGCATGTTTGTCCATTGTGCGCGATGGCGAACAGGTAGTTCTTGCGCCGTCGGTGACAGGCCTGCAGGTGGAAGTATTTCGTGCACGCGTCACCCTCCCGCAGGTTCCGTACGTGTCCGAGCGCGTTGCCTGGCCATGGTGCGCTCCAGGGACGCCAGGCCGAGGATATTGGCCTTGAGCTCCCGCCGGAGGTCAAGCTCACCCGGCGATAGAAGCCTGGATTCCTGCGCGAGGTCGAGCTCGTAGACGACAGCTCTCGCCGCGGCTAGCTGGCCTTCCCAAGCCACGGTCACCACGTCCATGAAGCCTTCAATCTTTGTCCAGTAGTTGTCGAATCGAAATCTGGGCCTGGCCCATGGCTCGGAGTTGAGCAGGAGGATCAGTGGCGCGTGGTCGGAGCAATGCGTCGAGAGGCAGCGAAGCTGGTGGCAGGAGTACTGGTGGATCCAGTCTAGTGAGGAGAATGCCCTATCAAGACGTTCCAGCGTTGGGTGATCACGCCCATTCGACCAGGTGAGCAGCCTGCCGGACAGGTGGACCTCGTCTAGCTCCAGGTCGTCGAGGAGGCCCTGAAAACGCCGCATGACGCCGCGGTGTAGTCTACCATTGTTTTTGTCGGCGGCCTTGTAGATCATGTTGAAGTCTCCACAGAGCAACCAAGGCCCCGGGCAGGAAGCGCGAACGTCACGGAGTTCCTGGAGGAAGTCAGGCTTGTCCGCTCGAGCGGTTGGCCCGTAAACATTTGTTAGCCACCAAGGTTCGCCAGGGCCGTTGAGCGGAGTTAGCGAGATCGTAATCGAGAAACGGCGCACAGAGGGTTGGGACACGGCCCACAGGTCCCGACGCCAGGAGACAACGGCGCCTCCGGCCACGCCAGACGCCGGAAGGCTAATATAGTCGAAATCGACTCCAGTTATTTCATGGTTCATGGTTACAGAGAAATTTGCGACTTTCGACTCCTGCAGACAGACAATCGATGCCCGCTGCTGTGCGACTATGTTTCTGACGACAGTACGCCGCGCCCGGCTGTTGAGGCCACGCGCGTTCCAGACGACTATGTGATTGGCACTCATTGGGCGAACGTTGTTTCGATGACGGGCTTGTCCAGATCAAAACAGCCTTGCTGCGGCCCGCAAACGGCAAACCGCGGCCGGCGCGCCTTGGGAAGAGCTCGCGCATGGCGGCCCGTTTGGAGGAAGATAGTGGCACCGTGAATGTTTCGTGGAACTTGGTGGCGATCATGGCGTCGGGCGTGGTAGCCACCGTCTCCTCTGGCCTCCGTGTCCACTAGTTGAGCAACACCCGTTTGGCCTGCTTCTCAGGCTGAGGGTCACGAAAGGCGGACTTCGCTGCGAGGCGGTCGCTGCGTCGCGGCACCCACCAGTCATCGACATCCTTCGAGACGCGGACGCGAGGGGCCGTGCGGAGGAGCGGCTCTTCCAGCGGCAGCCGGAGAGAGTCGGCGAAGGATACGACCTGCTGCGGCTGCGACATCGCGCTGGCGGCGAGCGCGGGCGCCGTGTC
Above is a genomic segment from Miscanthus floridulus cultivar M001 chromosome 3, ASM1932011v1, whole genome shotgun sequence containing:
- the LOC136544665 gene encoding uncharacterized protein; the protein is MIYKAADKNNGRLHRGVMRRFQGLLDDLELDEVHLSGRLLTWSNGRDHPTLERLDRAFSSLDWIHQYSCHQLRCLSTHCSDHAPLILLLNSEPWARPRFRFDNYWTKIEGFMDVVTVAWEGQLAAARAVVYELDLAQESRLLSPGELDLRRELKANILGLASLERTMASEEEAKADIVYEYYNGLLGNAFVRQHRIDLSQLDLSRLDLHELVAPFAADEVARVVRETPSDRAPGPDGFSGAFYKAAWSVVGADVVRVFHALRELDFRSFNLLNEAMMVLLHETAAPDGLRITGRSA